The Vigna radiata var. radiata cultivar VC1973A unplaced genomic scaffold, Vradiata_ver6 scaffold_137, whole genome shotgun sequence nucleotide sequence aaattcaactttattatcaatgttcatgcaactttctaatttactttaaacccaattcctcagcgaaaagagcctatcaccaattactagtttactattcttggtctccctagtaattactaacgcATTAATgacaaaagcttaaagcaattgactgtcctattcctattcctaggtaatatttcataatcaagagaattctcctCAGGTCTAGATTTCCCTATACGTTCCCATATTGACAAAATCActgatcatgacactgaatgagttaaacaatgcaagctttaatcttagagaagaaaacccaaaactattgataacaaaagtatatgaataaaataagaacttcaatataagagagtttcaaaaggattacatcgttccccaacaacaaagggtttagttcaccattgtcatggtgaaactatatgaattgaatggaaagaatcaaaagataaaccctagatttggtagattggagctcccacatccaaaatcctccttcaaggggtgaaaagagtgttctGCTGTCTCCCTCTGCCAAAAGATCACCCTAAATTTCGTCTAGGATCTATTTATAAActgtgaaaaattacagaaaataggcccaagcccaagtACAGCGCTCAACGCTGGTTTCACTGCTCAATGGTAGGTGCGGTTCTCAAGTGGGACGCTCAGCGTTCACGTCCAGGCGTTTGGCAGTGTCTTTACTGAGAAGTCCAACGCTCAGCGGTGGATCTGACGTTCAGTGGTAGGCGcgattcttcattttcccctcagcgttggcgcttaagctTTTGATAGTGGCTTTTTCCACGAAGGTGGCGCTCAGCGCTAAAAGTGAAGCTGAGCGATGGCTACGATTCTTCTTTTGCAccatttttcatcctttcttgagtccaactcctttctacttcactttccatcattcaattctcgtttaatcctgtcaaaacaatgtaaaaccaagcataatatctctaaaaccaacttttactctcttgtaacctaacttaagtgttttgcatgattttaagctcctTCTAAATCATAAAGGGTGTgctttgatatcaatttcaagtataaaaataacagtttttagaccgttatcaataggTATATTATACttgaaaaaaatttacaatcaTGATTCTTTATGGTATGAATGAATTTATTGTTCAATTATGGtaaatttaatgtataaagTAGCTTAtggttagtatttttttaacttgCAAAACATTGGTGTAGTCAAATTTAATACACATGTTAGTGTAGTCAAATGGGTTATACTGTGGTATAAATAGTTATAGATGTGTTGGACACTTATAATGATTATGCTATGTTAGCATGCAAACAATGTAgttatgatattttatgttatattgtaTCTTACAACCGGATGTTTTATGTGAATAGGTATTGTGTGATGAGGATACCATATGTGTATGCTCATTGTTGTTTCAAATAATAGTAGTAAAATTAATtgcaaaagatgaaaaattgaCCACATTAGAATTACCTTCTTGAAAAGTCCGTTTGATATTCGAAAACTATTTGGTAACAATTGGACAAGTGAGAAATATTGGAGTAAACcataaaaatttagataaagTCGAATTTAAATGGTAGTTAGGTAAACGTCCTATACTAAGAGTAGTAGTCATGAATCCTATAGACCATTCACGTGGGGATGGTGAAGGGAGGATCCCAATTGATAGAAAAAACTTGTAACTCATTGGGATTTTCCTACACTTGaaaaaagtagaagaagaaagaaatatagtaataatttgattatttatcaTTGTACTAAATAGTagagaaaatagaaattattttttcgtcttaataagaaaaatgagtAATTAACTTAGATGTCTTTACTAAATGAAGGTAAAAGCGTGTCACCGTATTACTACTTTAACATAAAagttcaaaacataaaaaagaagaagtaaaaatatgaataaaattaatcaaaaagacttaaaaatagTGTAAAAGGGATGAATTTACAGGATTAAAGGCTTGGGGTGCATATAGTAAAGTCCTTAAAGAAAACAAACGAACAGTAAGGAAGTGCGAGGTGTAAAGCGCAGGTATAATTAGTaaagtaagaataaaaaaaggtCTAGGTGCAACCAGTAATAGtccaaaacttaaataaaagaaGTGTAGTGCAGAAGTAAATGTGCGGGGCTGTAATCAGCGAATACCAGTGCAGCCCCAACcccaataaaataaagaaaagaaaacgggGGTGTGAGGAAGTGTAAAATAGGGGTTTGAGAAGCAGGAAACAGACCAGCCCAAAGCATTTTCCCTTATCAGAATACATGGCTCCCCATTTCCATGGAAGCTTTTTCGTGCACCTCTTCGTCGCGGCGGCACCTCTGACCGGGAACTGCGTCCGATCCGCGACGGCGATCCGAAGCATCGCCGAAAGTAGCATTGAACTGAGGACCACCCTCCCAACGGTTTCCATTACGGCCATCCTCGCCGTGCTGCTGCAGCGGCAATTGGAAGCATCGTTGCACCTCTGACCAGAGACTTCGTTCGCGCCAAACACCAAACACTAACAGTGGAGCCATCACCATCCCTGCTGGGGCTTCTCCGTACACCATTACTACGTGGCACTGATCCGAAGACATTTCTGATTGGAAGCACCACCAGCatctcttcttcctttcattGCCACTGAATACTTTTCCTTCTTCCCAAAcgttttcacatttttatttcttgtttaagTGTTCTCTGATTATGATCCTCACATAGTGTTTCACCATTGAACTCAAGAATGGAGGAATTGAGGTATATCCACTACAGCAGAGATGATTTCTAGAGTTGAATTATCATTTCACAAAGAAGGAGAAGTGTACCTTAATTCACTTTGCTGTTATTGCTCTCTTGTGCTATCCGCTGCTGGTCCTTCCTCCACCCCTAAGTTCGGTTGCTCTccggaaaaatatatatttctatcttTGAGAAATATATAGCTGATGGTTTCAAATAGAGTTGATTGAGGCAGTACATGCACTTTCTATATACGTATAGACTGAACTGTGATCTTCTTAAAGGTTGTTAAGGTGAGACTGGGCctatgtttttatttgaatcccttttttctttttgtaaatttgtttatattgagttttctagtattattatttttttattgtgccCTTCACtccatattaaactaaaaattgtaATTGACTCTAAATCTGTGCTTGCCGGTGATAATCATTATACGTAGCCCAAAACAGTAGATTAAAACGTGAAGTCCACACACTAGATGATGCCAATACCCATGAGTTGTTCATGGATTTCGCAGAAGAGGGAAAGAAACCTTTTTTTTGGGCGAGTCTATGGTTCCTTGATAGGATTTTATATTTCTTGGACCCTTCCTTTGACCTTCCCTAAAAGGTATCTGTGATCAAGTTGATGAACTGCAATTTCAACATGAAAATCTATACCTGTAATCTTTATTGTGCATTTTAAACTTCCAACATCTTTCGTTCCGTTTAATTTTGGTCGGATGCTTTATTTTCGATTGATTTATGTTATGTTCTTCTGACATATGTTTTCTATGGTAAATTACGTTCTTGTGAAATCAGTATGGTAACGTTTAAATTTGGTTGTCTTATTCAAAGTTGCTGATAAGGTAGCTAGGCAATCATTCGGTTAGCATGGACGTAGCACATTGTTATTTAAAGGGGAATGCTGATGCTGTGGAGTTTTGTCCGTATGATTTCTATCATAACGTTTTGGCGGTATCCACTTATACATTACAAGAAGGTTGTCAGCCCAATCGACATGGAAGCATATCACTTTTCAATGTTGATGAGGACAAACGCCACCTTGACATGGTTTTTAGTGAGGAAACTGCTGGGATTTTTGACATAAAGTGGAGCCCACCTGGAGGACGTTTGAATCCTTTTCTAGCTCAAGCAGATGCTGATGGATACTTGAGAATTAAAATGCTGGAAGGTTGCTCTAATGGAGTGGAAGGTATGGATTTAGTCCTAGATTTAAGTTCTATAAAGCACTGTATTGAATATGAACATGTCAACTTAGTAACACTCAAaactgtattaaaataaaaagttgtcaAAGTTGAGAGTTCGTAACGACTGATAGGCTGAAATTTgaccaaatatataaatatttagaagtaatataaaaaaactaggTAAAATCTCATCACAAGTTATAGTGGAGACGTTGCATGTACTCAAGATGAACTATCATTTGTTTGGCTCCAAAACTGAAGATTCGTCCATGTTACtaataaaatgtttgaaagtttagttgttttaggtttttctaCATGGCATGTTGGAATGATATAGTGGTGCTTGTGTGAAAGTTTTCCATAACAAAGCTAGCTTAGTCCTTATTGTTTGTTCAAAGTCTCTTATTTCACACTCATCTTCGCTTCTTCACAATGGGTTGACAACACTGGATTCTTGTGATCTTGAATTCGCAATGGATGCCGAGTTCTTAAGCATCATTACCATAGAAGAATGCCAAGTTGACAACACTAAGCTTGATAACAAAACTTCATGCTAATTGCCTTCACAAAACAGACTATGGTGAGGCTCTAATTGTTTTGACCCCGAttgaaatattgcatttatCTTGACTTCCTAAACAACACATGGGCAAACATAAACACCGGTCGCTGGTCAATTGAGTAAAcgaattacattttatttcgAGACTCAACGAGTCTCTTCTCCACTCAAGTTTATTCCAAGTCCAGATCTAGAAAGGAGTTCAACAGTCAATTGGCTACCTATATTTAGAAGTGTAGCTGTTGGAATTTACGAGTTGAGACTTGAGAGTTTGATAACAATTTCTCGTGTAGTCTTAAAAATCCCACCACAAGACTGATATGAATTTATGCATCCTGCCATCAGTTCTGGTTCCCATTTATGGCCTATTTTGGCATTATAATCTGTATATTTTATGGCCTTTTTGCATATAAGATTTATCCCTTGTGTTAGtatgaaaattgaaatcatTGTTACAAATTATTTGACCTCGTGTTTTAGTTACTTTATACACTTTTCTGTTatcggattttttttttaatttattttatataggtTTGGTTTTCTACGCAAATTGCAAAGATGTCAAGTATTCTCCATTTCTTGATGTACTCATCCATGACATCTAAGTTATTTCTAAATTGGTATTTTGCTAAAGAGATATCCTGTCATCTTTTTTACTCACTTACCTTGTACTAAAGATTTGTTATTGATTCTATGTCAGGGGTTAATCTAAAGGAGATCACTAAGGAAAAAATCAGCAACTCTATGTGCTTGTACCTGGATTGGAACCCTTCAGCCACATCTATCACAGTAGGACTTTCTGATGGCTCTGTGTCTATTGTTTCTGTTCTTGAATCCAAGCTGGAAATACAAGAACAGTGGAAGGCTCATGATTTTGAACTTTGGACAACCTGCTTTGATACTCACCAACCAAATTTGATATACACTGGCTCTGATGATTGCAAGTTCAGTTGTTGGGATTTGCGAGATAGACCTCCCAATGTGGTATTTCAAAGCTCTAAGGTCCACAAAATGGGTGTTACTTGCATTGAGAAGAGCCCCCATGATCCAAATATCTTGTTGACTGGTAGCTATGATGAATTCCTGAGGGTATGGGATTTAAGGTCTCTCTCAAAACCCCTAAACAAGACTTCAATTAGCTTAGGAGGAGGAGTTTGGAGGGTTAAGCAGCACCCCTTCATTCCAGGCTTGGTCTTGGCTGCATGTATGCACAATGGTTTTGCTATTGTTGCTATTAAAGGTGACAATGCTGAAGTATTGGAAACTTACAACAAACATGATTCTCTTGCTTATGGAGTAGACTGGCATAAAGGTGAAGCAAATCACTTAGGTGGGAAAACCAAACCATTGATGGCTACTTGCTCATTCTATGACAAACATGTTCGGGTGTGGAGGTCAGCAAATGATATTATCTTGTAGAATATGTTCATTCTTGCTTCACTTTAGCCCTCTAGGAAATGTGATACACAGTTTATTTATTCAATCATGGTTGCATTATTTTGACAATTTCATTTGCATTTAATCGTTTTTTTTCTGTGTGTGggatatgtgtgtgtgtgagccTCTAGGCCAAACTCAAAATTTCAGACTTGCCCAAGAAGTTGGCTTGTCCAACGAGAACCTCAATTACAACATAAAACCCCAAATCACGTTTCTCAATTGCTCCTTAGAGTCTTATTTTTCACAATATGACTTAACTGAACAAATAAAACtctgattaaaaatttaaacataaatttattttaagcaCATCTAAGCTATATGCATTGAGCATACGTGCAAACTCAAAATTTGTTCTTCAAtctgtgtaaatatttatagtttcaatcatttctttattaaaatattctaatatcatattttaaatctaCCACTATTCTTATACCATTTTCTATGttctcaaaaataaaagttagatttataatgtaaaactcatatttttttatgtcatttttcatTTGCCCACTACCAACTAATTTATCAAACCCTTATAATTCAATTAGTTGTTTTATCTATTCACAATTTAAAAGTTAGAAACTTATAATTCAATTATGTATTTTATCATCCACCAATTATCTTATCAGCTGGTAATTATCTTATAAGCTAACTTGTTTAagcaaaatcaattataattgtgagatttgtgataaaaattaaaagttttatctACTTAAGTAAAATTGTCCATCAATTTCTTAActtcaaattattatcattataacaatttaatttagCTTATATTGTCTTTAAGCTACTGAATCCATCTTCAGAGATAACTCCAATGCTCATTAATCGTAAAACAATACATTCTTTTACTATGAccaaatttattgtaaaaattataaagagatttttgtttttatctttgtatGAACAATCTTTTCACCATGATTGGTTCTTTGGCAATGAAAAGAAggtaaaacttttcttttttgggACCCTTGTGTATTGAGTTTGCTCAATAGCTCTACaattgtgaagaaaaaaaaaaaaatcttcaattgtAAAATTTCGGCTTCAAAATTTTCAGTTATCAAACCCATGATTTTCTTTACACctttttaatagaaataataatttaaagtcACAATTATATGatgataactttttataattttaaccttttacttctttttttcaaataaagaccctaaattaaatttattacgTCCACATATCCACACATTTGTAATTCGAATGCAGCcgttttttggattttttctttttcgaagaattccatgaaaaaaaaatctttaaatctttctttttggaattttacattatttatttaaaaggtaaATTATAGAGTTAATTCTTGACATCTTGTCAAATATCTATAGTTCTCATTCCTTTATTTTTGTACtaatattgttaattatttaaataatattacgattttatttaaataatattacgaTTTTCttgcaaatgaaaaaaaaaaaaagattacatataacatacaaaaatCCAAAAAGTATTGGTAAAATTTAGTATTTCACCATTTGCAGTACCATCAATTCAAAATTCTCAGTTTTTGTATgttctattaaaataatttaatcataatgTAACATTAGGTAAGGATTTAGTTAAATCATTTAAGAGTTGAAGTGATTTAAACAAAATGGAgcatgcatattttttttatttaagttaaaatgtctataaaatataactaatcaagttttattttaaaaaaatattatctccctaaattactttttattttcttttttttaagacttttaaaatagatatttgtCTTTTCATATATTTGAGTCAATTGGATAATCATTATAGAGAGTTGAATAGTGTCTAATTAAGAGTTATTTTTGAGtaagttctttttttatttttttttcttttcttaagttAGTCTTATTGGGAATGCATGTAATGAGCTAAGGTTTTGCATGCAATGTTTATagaataaacacaaaaaaaaattgcttattATCAACGACCACTGTGCATCGATAACTATGAAAATCCATGAGTGATTATATGTTTTTGATAGATAAGAATTTGTTGTAATTGGAAATCTACAAATTTTATAGACAGATTAGAGGTCcgtcaataattattaataaacatgTTTGTAGAAAAAGTATATACTTATTACTAATCTGTTAATAAGACAAGAATGTAGTTTATCAACCAAACTATTGGTCGGtaattattatgtataattCAAATTCAGTTTGGTATAACTCTTTATCACATACAAACATTCTAAACACATAAACAATGTTAATTACAGAGACATAATACCAAATATCCAATAATGAATATCCAACCTTATATCACATTAAATGTAAACATATCACAATGATAAACATAATGtacaataatatatgtaaacGTAATCCAAACTAAGTCAAATAATACCAaactcaatcaaacataatcATTAGTATCAATAtccaaattaaacaaattctCAATATTATAAGTGTCATACAAGTCCTAATAATATACATAATCATTAGAATCAATATGTAGGGTCATGTGGTTGTGGTACTAGGTTGGGCTGGACTGGGGTGGACTAGGCTAGATCGATATGGATTGTTGTTAGGGCGATGTTAAGTTAGACTAGGCCGGTTGAAGCCTCTACACCAAAAACTCCTCATACCCTAAAGGTTGTAGCGCCATGAGTAAAATCATACCCCAAACAAACCTTGAAATAAAATACGATCATGCACATATTACAACAAGATAGAAACCAATTCATACCCAACTATAGATTACAAGATCTATTTCTTTGTTAACAAAGAAATAAACCCATAAAATCCAAACCAATTCACAATCAATTAGTTTGCTTACCTCGACGACTGGTGCAACAAGAAATGCGTTAGGGTCTCTCAATGGTCGAAGTGGTAGCAAATGCGACAACCTCCTTTGACAACAAGCCTCTTTCAACTCACAAAGACTCCTCGCTCATGCCACAAACTCCCTGCCTGAGGATGTTTCCTTATTTGTGAAGGCCAAAGAACGAGCATTCCTATCAATACAAACAATAAATTCATAAGAGAGGATTGAAATgctaaaaagaagagaaaaaaaatcaatttgattgTTGGTTGTCCTAAAATGGCCCTTACATAGATTTGTTACCACGTCACGGTGAATAACGACAATGTCATGACAATGTCACATTGAGCACCGATAATGTCACGTTGGATAGCCACAATGTCATAGACTCGTCACCAAGAATAACAGAGGTCTGATTGCGCTGTGTGTTTTCTCTCGTGTTTTGAGGGAGAAAATGAAATGGGGAAGGAGGAAATATGAAATTGGACTATTATTTCATAGAATAACTTATTGATGCTCAGTAATTTCTGAACAAGAATATCCATTGAAAATTTCCTATTACCGTTATATCCGTCGGTAAAATGTTGTTGATAATAACTGGTTTCTTGTAGTGGAAAATGAATGTTTGTTAGTTTTGGAGCGTGATGGTGTGTTTATATTGTTGATCAAAGTATTTTATGTGTAGGTTTAGCCTTTTTGTGAGATTAGTGAAGTTGGCAACTTAAgcttgattaaaaaatttataaaagtaaagaaaacttgttatattttttaaaacactttaAAGTAGATGATCTAGAAGTGACTTGAGTCACaatgttgagttttttttttttagggattgaattttgtttgagaatattcaaagtgttttaaatattgatatactaaataacaaattttgaaatatttgtaatttacttttatgttttcttgtaTTGAATTTAAGATTCTCACAAGGGTAAATGCATTTCTATTATATAGCTTTGTTAATGAGATAACTTAGTATTGTGAGAGATAAATCTCTAAATTAATTGAACTTATGCTTCTTTTGAAAATAGTATCCTGTTGAATTCAATAATTTATCACATGAAATGTAATCAATGGACTAACAGTTAAGCACATTTATTCTAATAATGGCATATCAATATGTATCCATAAGAAATATGGATGAGAGTATAAATGGGTTGAATGgattgttaaaatataagtatatgattttgatatatgcttgagattttaaaatactaatttatgCCGTGCTTATATGGTGTTTTTCAAACTGTGACGATTAAGTGTTAGACGAAAATATGTAATGTACCATGAAAAAAATTCCAACAAGAATACGCAAAAGAGAGGTGAAGAAATTtactcattaatttttttttctagatatctatatattataattctctatgaagagaaaaattcattttaGAAAAAGCTTTAAAATTTTAcgtagatataaaatatttgtttatttatctcGTAATgactaaaagaaatataactGTTGATAAAATTTTACACACTAGATTCAAGTAACTCGTACATaaatttacttgttcatttaaATTGTTAGGAAAtccacatttttaattttttattttaatcttttaaatttaagataatttcaATTATGATCTCCTctggattttaattttttttaattatcaatttttttaaaaattatagtttcgATCCtcgaatatattttttaaaaactcaaGTCAgtcttaaaaacattttaatcttttgaatttatatatatatatatatatatatatatatatatatatataatttaaggacctattttttttttaaaaaaattcaaataataaattcaattcaattcaaaatttgaagaaaaatttaaGCCTTCATTACTTTTGTACATATATCTATTggttttcaaatcaatttttttttctctttattttaaagCCATCTTTATATAAATTACACGACCTAATTTTAAGGAAATAAAGAAAACGCACacgattatatatatatatatatatatatatatatatatataaaatatacattacatacatttttccacattttttcctttcaaattaTCTTCTTATATGTAAAAACATACAGAAATGAAAACTAACtatttagttaaatatataaagaacaTGATGGAATCCTACCTAACATACCTTTTTTAGTGttatctttttgtatttttacatttcattgtataCATTGCTTAGTTAGCAAGGAGCATGGGTTACTATAAATATCTAACTCCTATCTTGTATTGTTACTTTTGAGATAAATGAGAATTGagttttcttaataaaaaactattctctcttgaaagtcacatgatagagagtccaaagactccctctagccaccttccaagcacaccCTCTCACttccattttccttttccacGGTGCTTCTCTCTCATCCTTACAACGTCACCATTGCTTCCATATTTGCATTAGCTTGCACGCGTCAGCCACTGGTCAGAAGCCACATCTTCTGCTTCTTGTGCTAGCGTCCCATGCCTCGCCACATCACTTTTCCTCTTACGCATCAGAGGTACACCTTTTCATTTTACCACTTTTTCTTTGTTGCAAGAGCATCTTCGCAAACCTTTTTCCATTTATGCTCTCAATAGTTCCTCTCCACCAGTTCATCACTGATTCCACATGTCATATTGTACAGTTTTGTcagaaaaatgatgaagatgaagttttgatgatgtccaaatcaagtcaagagaaATCAAGATTCAAGAATATCTTATGAAGACTTGTATTGTAATGGAAAGCTTTTGCAATAATTGTAGGttattgtttaggacttagattttcattggttttgattccatgtactttcatacTTTATAATTGTTGTGCAGAGTCAAAACGCACTGTTTtgatcgattaaaactagtattaatcgattaaaacgagtaaaagctgaaaactcaactttctctattttaatagattagaatacattttaatctattagctaatcgaataaaatacattttaattgattaaagctGGACGTTGGAGTTTTCTAGCTTTTAAAAACTAGTTGTTgcacttattttaatcgattaacagtaatattaatcgattaaaagcgtaaATGGTCAGTTACggagaatggaagagtatttgcttgagtctataaaaaGGCTCTCCTTATCAATCAACAACAACTTTTTCCTTGTTTTCAaatactcagaactctttgagaattgtgtgctcttgctcagctaaggaaaatCTTGTTTGTGGAGCTAGTGAATTGCTGCTACGATGACAAAGGAATAACTGGTTCATCCTTAGTGCGtttgaggaggtgtgtggaagaggatcatccttcctCAAGTAttggaggaggtgtttcatcctttgtgaagactcaaaggaggtgcaagttcatctcttgtggtatcaagagaggtggtttctaaacttttccaaattgtttctttgtgaatgtagtttgtaattgttttgtgcttagtgaactgtttatcttaatttgagataagcgactgaacgtaggattggtaagaccCGAACCAGTAAAAATTCATATGGACAAATTTCTCTCAGCCTTActcttgttatttattattattatttgcgtagtaagataaattgagtaaaaattaaaaggcacacattaatattaaaaaccctcttggtttgttattccacgctaaccattccaCTGCAACCGCTCTGACAAGTTTGCCTGATAATATGTCATTTTTGGTATATATctagtaaaatattttcttacgcATATCATCAAGTATGAGTAactttttgtctcaatttgatGTTATAAAACTACATCAACCTCAATACTCAATATCTTCATTTATGTGACTCAATGTAACAGTAAACCTTAGT carries:
- the LOC106753509 gene encoding diphthine methyltransferase homolog, which produces MDVAHCYLKGNADAVEFCPYDFYHNVLAVSTYTLQEGCQPNRHGSISLFNVDEDKRHLDMVFSEETAGIFDIKWSPPGGRLNPFLAQADADGYLRIKMLEGCSNGVEGVNLKEITKEKISNSMCLYLDWNPSATSITVGLSDGSVSIVSVLESKLEIQEQWKAHDFELWTTCFDTHQPNLIYTGSDDCKFSCWDLRDRPPNVVFQSSKVHKMGVTCIEKSPHDPNILLTGSYDEFLRVWDLRSLSKPLNKTSISLGGGVWRVKQHPFIPGLVLAACMHNGFAIVAIKGDNAEVLETYNKHDSLAYGVDWHKGEANHLGGKTKPLMATCSFYDKHVRVWRSANDIIL